From Nocardia sp. NBC_00416:
CACGAGATAGCCGCCCCACTCTGATCCCGCAATGGAAGGAAAGCTGTGGACGAGGACCGATTCGCACGCCTCGAGCAACGGGTGCGCCGGCTCGAGGACGAACTGGAGATCACCCGCCTGATCGCCTCCTACGGACCGCTCGTGGACGCCGGCGCCGCCGGCGCGGTCGCCCAACTGTGGACCGAGGACGGGGAATACGACGTCGAAGGCTGGCATATGCGCAGCCGTGCCGATGTGCACGCGATGGTCGAGTCCGCGGCCCACCGGTCCCTGATCGAGGCCGGCTGTTCGCATTTCCTCGGGCCGGCGCAGATCGTGGTCGACGGCGACGCGGCGCTCGCGGTATGCGAATCGCTGCTCGTGCGCCGCGCCGACGCCGGCTTCCGAGTATGGCGCGCGGGCGCGAACCGATTCCAGCTCACCCGCACGCCACGCGGCTGGCGGATCACCCACCGCGTCACCCGCGCCCTCGACGGCGCCGCGGCGGCCCGCGACCTGCTGCGCGCGACCGTCGCAGGCGCCTGAACGTTCCCGGGTCGCGCCCCGCTCCGGCTCAGGCGACCACGGTCGCCCGGCGCGGCGCCGGCGTCAGCGACGCCGGGCCCAGACCCAGATGGTCGCGCAGGGTTCTGCCCGTGTAGTCGGTGCGGAACAGCCCGCGACGCTGCAGTTCCGGCACCACGAAGTCGACGAAGTCGTCGAATGTTCCCGGCGCCTGGGCGGCCGAGAGGATATAGCCGTCGGCCTCCCCGCCGGTGAACCCGGCCTCGATCTGATCAGCGATCTGCGCGGCAGTTCCGACGAACTGCGGCAGCAGCACGCCCTGGGCGTAGAGCTTGCCGATATCGCGCAATGTCAGGTTCTGGGTGGCACTGAGCCGCCGCGCGACATCGAAGAGTCCCTGGGTGCCCGGGACCACGAGATCCTCGATCGGCGCGTCCAAATCGTAGTGGGAGAAATCGTGGTCGGTGTGCACGGACAGGGTGATCAAACCGGAGATCGGATCGGCGAGTTCGTTGTGGAACGCCTGCTTCTCCCGCGCGATCGCTTCTGTCTCGCCGACGAAAGGCACGAAGGACGGGAAGATCTTGATGTCGTCCGGGTTACGGCCGAAGTTCACCGCCCGCGATTTCACATCGTCGTAGTAGGCGCGCCGGCCCTCGGGCGTCGGATCGATCTCGAAGATCGCCTCGGCCCAGCGCGCCGCGAAATCCTTGCCCACCGGCGACGATCCGGCCTGGATGAGCACCGGCCGGTGCTGCGGGGAACGCGGAACCGTCAGCGGACCCCGGGTCTTGAACCAGGTGCCCTCGTGGTCCACGGTCCGCACCTTGTCCGGATCGGCGAAGACGCCGGAAGTTTTGTCCTGGACCAGAGCGTCGGGGTCCCAGCTGCCCCAGAGTTCGTAGGCGACCTCGAGGAATTCCTGCGCCCGCTCGTACCGTTCGTCGTGCCCGAGATGCTGTGCGGCGCCGAAGTTCTGCGCCTCGGCCTGATTGAGCGAGGTCACCACGTTCCAGCCGGCGCGGCCCCGCGACAGATGGTCGAGCGTGGCGAAGATTCGGGCCACTTCGTACGGATGGAAATAGGTGGTGGACTTGGTGATCGCGAGGCCGAGCCGTTCGGTCACGTTCGCCAGGCCCGCGGCGACGAGCGACGGATCGAGCGTCGCCGACGCCTGGGTACCGCTGCGCAACGGCACCCGGATATCGTTGCCGTACCGGACGGGCGTCGCCAGCAGATCCGCGAAGAACACGAAATCGAATTTGCCCCGTTCGAGGGTCCGGGCGACGCGGTTGTAGTAATCGGGACCCAGATAATCGGTCTCCGAGGCGGGATGCCGCCACGCCGCGTGCGAATGCGTGACGTGCGAGGCGATCAGGAAACCTGCCAGATGCAGTTCACGAGACATGGTTGCTTCCTTGTTCGATCAGCGGGGGTTCGAGCAGGGGCCGGGCCGAGCAGAAGTGGCCGTGCCGTGCTGCCACGGCGATCAGCTTCGACGGCTCGTCGCCCGCAGTCACCGATTGCGCTCGAGCTGATGTTGAGGACACCGGCAGCCCAGCGGTTCACCGGCGGGCAACCGTTCCGCGACCTCGACCGCGTCGGCGTGGACGAGGCGGGACAAGAGCTCGGTCCGGGGGCGTTCGGTCAGCTCCGCCGGCGTCCCGACCTCCACGATCGTCCCCCGATCGAGCACCGCTATCCGATCGCACCGGTCCAGCTGGCCGCGCAGATCGTGGCTGATCGACACCACGGTCGCGCCGGTGTTCCGGCGATAGACGTCGAGGTGGTCGAGGATCCGCTGGGCAGTGGGCTTGTCGAGCGCCGTCGTCACTTCGTCGCACAGCAGCAGCCGCGGCCGGGCCAGCAGGGCCCGGGCCAGCGCCGCGCGCTGCAATTGCCCGCCGGACAGCCCGGCCGGAGGACGCGCCGCCTGCACGGCGTCGATCTCCAGATCGGCGAGCACCGCCACCGCGGCGGCGCGCGCGTCCGCCCGGCTCAGCCCGCACAGCCGGACAGCGGTCGCGGCCACCTGGTCGAGCACACTGCGGCGCGCGTCGAACGATCCGGCCGACTCCTGCCAGACGTACTGGATACCGGCGATCTGACGGCGCGACCGGCGGCGCAGCACCGGCAACCGCTCGTCCCAGGCCACGATCTCGCCGGTGGCCGGACGGGTGAGCCCGGCGATACACCGCGCCAGTGTCGTCTTCCCCGCGCCCGACACACCGACGAGCCCGAACTGCTCACCGGGATGCAGGTCCAGGTCGACGCGACGCAGGACCGGCGACCCGCGGCGCCCCACCGACAGATCGCGGATCCGCACGACCGGATCGGTGCGCGGGCGCTCGTCCACCGGCCGGGCGCGGGCCGAACCGGGACAGACCGATCCGCTCGCGCTGAGCCGCCCGCCGTGGACGAACAGCGTGCGGTCGCCGACGCGGTCGACCGCGAACGCGTCGTGCGTGACCAGCACCACGGCCGTGCCCGCGTCCCGCAGCCCGCTCAAACCGGTGAGCAGTGCGGCGCGCGACAGCGAATCCAACCCGACCGTCGGTTCGTCGACCACCAGGACGTCGGGCCGGCAGGCCAGCACCTGCGCCAGGGCCAGCCGGGCCCGTTCGCCACCGGAGAACTCGAACGGGAACTTGCGCGAAATCCGGTCGAGGTCGCGATCGTCGACATCGAACGCCGCGGCGGCGAGTACCCGGGCGATCTGCGTGCGCCGATCGCCGGGCCGCAGCCGGCCGCCGCCGTCCCGGCGGTGGCGGCGACTCACCAGTTCTCCCAGTGCGGCACCGACGCGACGCGCCGGATTCAAGGTCGACGCCGCGTGCTGTGGCAGATAGCCGACCCGGATGCCCGGGGTCCGGCGGATCTCGCCCGATATCTCGATGCCCGGCGGCAGGTCGTCGGCGAGTGCGGCGGCGATCGTCGTCTTCCCGGCACCCGACGGCCCGAACAGGGCAAGGATCTCCCCGGCTCGGATATCGAGACGGATATCGCGCAGGATCGTCGTCCCCGCCGCCCGGGCCGAGAGGTTGCGCACACAGATCAGCGGCGCGTCAGCCATCTCGGCCCGCCCGCCGAATATCGCCCGCCGCGACCCGGCGCGGATCCGACAGCAGATCGTCGACCAGCAGATTGGTGCCCACCACCAGCAGGACGATCAACAGACCCGGCAGCGCCACCGCCCAGGGCGCGATCAGGAGTGCGTCCTTGTTCGCGGCGACCGATACCGCCCAATCGGTGGAGGTGGTGTCGAAACCGAGGCCGAGGAAATTGGCGGAGGCGAGGAAATAGACGGCGGCGGTGAATCGGATCCCGAAATCCGCCGCGATCGGCCGGGCCATCTCCCGCACGGCGAAACGACCGTAACGGTAGGCACGGGTCTCCCCCTGCATACGCAGGGCTTCCATCACAGGTCCGTGCACGACGCCGGCGGCGGCCGTGCGCACGAAGCGCGCGATCGGCGCCACCAGCGCCAGGCCGATCGCCCCCGCGATCACCACCGCCGACCCCTTCGTGCGCAGCGCGGCCACCATGATGATCAGCAGCGACGGTACACACAGCAGGACGTCGACCGGGCGCATCAGCAGATCGGCCAGCCAGGCGCGCGGTGCGGCGGCCGCGGCCACCCCGATGCCGAATCCGACCAGATAGGCCCCCAGCGCGGTGACCGATCCGACCAGCAGAAAGGTGTGCCCACCGGTCAGCGCGGCCGCCAGCACATCCCGTCCGAGCCGGTCGGCCCCGAACGGCGACCACGGTGACGGACCGAACGGTGTGAGCCGCTCCGCGGGCGCGGCACGGGCCAGCAGCGGCCCGGCCGCCGCGAACAGCAACGGCACCGCCATCAGGGACAGGTACAGGGCGCGACGCCGGTTCATCCTCGGATCGCCGCCGCGCTCCGCGGGTTCATCCAGTAGCCCGCGATATCGATCCCCGTATTGATGACCACGGCGATCACCCCGGTGACGGCAACGATCGCGAGGATCACCGGATCGTCCCGGTTCCCGATGGCGCCGATGAGTTCCGAAGCGATCCCCGGGACGGCGAATACGGCCTCGACGATGAGGACGCCCGACAGCAGGCCGTCGGTGGTCCGGCCGAGTTCCTGCATTGCGGGGGCCAGCGCGTTGGGGGCGATATGCCGCGCCAGCAGCGAGCCCCGTGCCACGCCGAGTCGCCGCGCCTGCGCGATATAGGGCTGGTCCATCACATCGATCACCCCGGCGCGGACCAGCCGGATCAGCGGTGCGGCCACTCGGACGACCGTCACGGTCACCGGCAGCACCAGATATTCCGGCCGGTCGAGCAGTGTGTTCAGGTCGGCGCCGAGGAAGGTCGCGGGCAGTAGATCCCAGTGCACGGACAGGAAGGCCACCAGCAGGACGGCCAGGACGAAATCGGGCACCGAATCGACACCGATACTGATCGAGGTGATCAGCCGGTCCCGCGCGGAGCCCGGCCGCAACCCCGCCGCGAACCCGGCGGCCACCGCGACCGGTAGCAGGATCGCCGAAGCCACTACCGCGAGCAGTCCGGTGATCAGGAACGGCCCCGCGATCACCGTGCCGACGTCCGCACCGCTGGCGTAGGACGTGCCGAAATCGCCGGTCACGGCACCGCCGGCCCAGTCGAGGAAACGGGTCACCGGCGAGACGTCGAGACCGAGGAGCTCCCGGGCCCGCACCCGCTCGGCGGCGCCGAGGAAGGTGTTGTTCTGGATATCTGCGGCGTCACCCGGCAGCAGCAGTGACAGGACGAAAACGAGTACGAGCAGCACGAACAGCTGTCCCACACCGATTACGGCCCGCCGCGCCACCAGCCGCCCGAAGGACCGCGGGTCCCGGTGCACGAACCGGTTACCGGATGCCGACGACGACGCGGTCGTCGCCGTACTGCCAGACCGTACCGGCTTCGGCGAATCCCGCCGCGCGGGCGAAGTCGACATAGTCGTGGGCGGTGGGCCGGTCGTGCACCACATGCTCGAACCCGCCGGCGCGGCGGCGAACCAGGTCGGCGAGTTCGGGCGCCTGCTCGACCGCCGCCCACCACGCCGACCAGTTCTCGGCTTTCGCGGTGCCGGTGCGCTGGGCTCGCCGGGCGGTCAGCGACCGGCCCAGGGCGTCGAGTCGTGGACCGGCCGGGCCCTCGTACAGGTGGTCGCCGTTGACGAACAGCCCACCGGGCGGCAGCGCCTTCGCGCACACCTCGAGCAGCGCGCGCAGCGGCGTCCGGTTCATCCAGTGCAGGGCGGTGGTGCTGACGAAGGCGTCGGGGGCATGGTCGAGCCCGAGGGCGTCGAACCAGCCGTCGACCCGCAGATCCGCGAAAACCGTCCGGAAGCGCGGCGAACCGTGGGCCGCCTCGGCCAGCCCCAACAGCAGCGGATCGGCGTCCACACCCACGACCCTGGCCCCGGGCAGCCGTGTCAGCAGCCGATCCGAGAGCGTGCCCGGCCCGGCGCCGAGATCGATGATCAGCGGATCGGGGCGCTCCAGCAGGGTGGTCAGCACATCCGCGATCAGCTCGAACCGGGCTTCGCGGTCGGGCATGTAGTGCTCCTGCTGACGATCCCAGCGCTCGATCCAGTACCGCGCGCGTGCCGGGGCCGGCTCCGCACCGCTCATCGGCCGGTCACCCCGTCGAATCGCGCCCAGGTGTGTGAATTCGGGACGGCGGCCGGGAGTTGCTGGAACCGACTGCTCCCCACCGTGTTCCACGCGGTACTGCCGAAGAACACGAACCCGCCCCGATCGTGGAGGATTTCGTGCATTCTGCGGTATTTCGCCGCGCGACCTTCCACTGTCGGGGTGGACTGCGCGGTGGCGTAGAGCGCATCGAACTCCGGATCAGACCATTTTGTCCGGTTCTGTGGCGACCCGGTCAGCAGCCGCGACGCGAAGTGATTGGGGATGGGCAGCGGACCGGACTGCCCCATCGTGAGATGCCCGGTTTCCAGCGCGTCGGTGTAGTAGCTGTCCTTGGAACCCAGGACGACGTTCACCCGCACGCCGCATTCGGCCGCCTGATCGGCGAAAAGCCTTGCGGCCTCCACGAATCCGTACGCGACCGGCGCGGTGAACAGATCGAAGGCCAGATCGCGTACTCCCGCTCGCCGCAGCAGCCGCCCCACTTCGTCGGGATCGTATTCGTGCTGCGGCAGCTCGCTGTAATACTGGCTCCCTTTGCCGAAGACATCATTGGAGACCTCGCCCTGCCCCTCGAGCGCCACCTTCACGAGTTCGCGCCGATCGACCATACGCATCAGCGCGCGCCGCACATCGGGATCGTCGAACGGCGGACGGTCGGTCTTCATGGCGAAGAAGTAGAGACCGCTTCCGGGAGTCGAGGTGAGGGTGAGATCCGAGCGGCCCTCGAGTGTCCGGGCAGCCGAGGGCGTGAGGTTGTCGGCGTAGTCGACCTCGCCGCCGCGGACCGCGTTCACCCGGGCGTCGGCTTCGGAGCTGAGGATCCGCAGCTCCCGGATACTCGGTGCGCCGTCCCAATAGCGCGCGTTGGCGGTGGCCGTGAACTGCCGGCCGGCCTCGAACGATTCGAAGACGAACGGGCCGGTGCCCACGGGCCGGGTGAAATCGGCCGCGCCGTCCTGCACGATCTTGGTCCCGTACACCGACAGGGCGATGAGGAACTCGAAGGACGGTCGTTTCAGTGCGATCTCGACGGTGCGGTCATCGATCACACGACTCCCGGAGAGGTCCACCTGGTCCAGTGACGACGCGGCGATGAAAGGACGCTTGTCCGCGGGCCCGAGCACCCGCGAGAAGGTGTACAGCACATCGCGGGCGGTGAACTTCTTCCCGTCGTGCCAGGCCGCGTCGCGCAGCGCGATCCGCCAGCGGGTGCCGTCGGCATTGGGTTCCGCGGATTCCGCGAGCCGCGGGATGGGCGTCATCGACCCGTCCACCTCGAACAGTCCGTCGTAGATCGACTTCATCCGCGCTTCGTCGATGAACAGGGTGTTCACGCCCGGGTCGATTCCCTCGCCCGCACCGGATCCCTGGAACGCGGCGGTGAAGGTGCCGGCGCCCGCGTCCGATCCGGTGCCGCAGCCGGCGGCCAGCGCCCCCGCGGCCAGCGCACTGCCGACCAGGAACGAGCGGCGATTCAACTCCGGTGGCGCACCACGCATATCCGACTCCCGTCGCGTCAGGTGTGTTCACGCGACGAAGACATGCGAAACGGGCCGCGGTGGCGGCTCGTTCGGCGCATCGATCAATACCCACGTGATCATGACCGTTCCAATTTCATCCGCAGGTATCTGGCTCCGGCTCGCGAACGAACCTCACAGTTGCGGGACAGCGCCGGATTCGCACCGGACTTCCCTACGGACAGCGCACACATTACCGAAGCGCCGCCGCCCGAACCATCCCGTGGCCGTGCGCGACCCGGCTACCGGCAGGTGGCGGGCTGTGCGGAGTCGTGCGGCGAACCCGCGGCATGTGATCCAGGCCGCCACCGGCCAACGTTTGCCACCGGGTACCGCGGGTAGTCATCCAAGGAAATGCTCTCGTCGTGGCCGGTCCCTCGTCGGACGTACGGGAGGGGGGCGGTGTGACGGGCAACAGGTGGCTAGGAGAGTCGGGTGTCGGTAGTTCTCGTGCTTCAGGCACGTGGTCTCGGTGATCTGCTCACCGCAGTTCCGGCATTGCGGGCGTTGCGGCGGGCCCGCCGCAACGACCATCTCGTCCTCGCCGCCCCGCATCGCCTGCGCCCCATCGTCGACGTGATCGCCTGCGTGGACGAGATCGTGCCCATCGCCGATTTTCAGGGGCTGCGCTGGGACGGACCGCCGCCGAAGCTGGCCGTCAATCTGCACAGCGACGGGGCCGCACCGATCGTGCAACTCGTGAAGACCAGCGCCGAACGCATCCTCACCTACCGCGATCCGGCGTTTCCGGAGATCCCCGCGCCCGACTGGCAGTCCGGCCACCATCCGATCGATCGCTGGTGTCATCTACTCGAATTCGACGGGATCGGCGCGGATCGGCGCAACCTGGGCCTGGTACCACCGGTGGCCACCACCAGCCATCGCGACAACGTGGTCGTCCATGTCGGCGCGGGTGCGGCGGCCCGGCGCTGGCCGGCCGACCGCTTCGCGGCGGTGATCCGCCATCTCCTGGTCCTCGGCCACGAGGTGGTGCTGACCGGCGACGAATGCGATCGGGAGAACGCGCTCGGCATCGCGGCGCGGGCCGGACTGTCCGGGCACCGGGTGCTGGCCGGCACGCAGAACCTCATCGAGCTGTCGGCCACGATGGCCGAGGCCTCGGTGGTGCTGTGCGGCGATACCGGCGTGGCCCACCTGGCGACGGCGTTCGGCACCCGCACCGTGCAGCTGTTCGGCCCCACGGCGCCCGAGCAGAGCGGACCGCCGCGGCATCTGCTCAACCGGCACGAGGTGCTCTGGGCGGGCCGGACCGGGGACCGCGACGCCGCCACCCCCGACGCGGGTCTGTTGCAGATCGGCTCGGCGGAGGTGATCGCGGCACTCGATCGGCAACTGCGCAAGCGTCGCGGCGAGGTCGGCGTGACCGGCGCTGCGTATCGCCGGGTGGGTTGACCGACCCGATCGGGTTTCAGCCCTGCTCGCGGGCCTCACTCAGTGCGGCCGCGTAGGCGGCCAGGGCGCTCTGCCAGAACTGTTCCAGGTAGTCGCGCGCATCGCTGAGCCCGCGCGGATCCAGCGAATAGAGGCGGCGGTTGCCCACCGGGCGCACCATGACCAGTCGCGCATCGCGCAGCACCCGCAGATGCTGCGATACCGCCGAGCTGCTGATACCGATCTGCGCGGCGAGCTCTCCCACCGACCGCGGCCCCGGGGGCAGCGCTTCGAAGATCGCGCGCCGAGTCGGGTCTGCCAGGGCTATCAGCGGCGCAACTCTGTTAGCGACCACTGAAACAGTGTCGACCGCCCGGCACACTCCGGTCAAACATGATCAAATGTCTCATTTGTGCAGCTCGTCGGGCGATATCGCCGTTTCCGTTACCGTTCGGTAATACGCGACCTGGGCTTATGCGCGCGGGTGACAGTTGCCACAAGCTTGCTGGATGCGCGGAACGGTCCCCTAGCTTGTAATCATGCCCGTGACCCTTCCGTTACCTTTCCGCAAGCTCACGGTGCCGCCGATCGGCCGTCGCCACCTCACGACGCAGGTCGTCGCCACCTCGACCGCCCTCTGCGCCGGTTTCGCCCTCTTCGCGGCCGGAGCCGACTCCGATAACGAACAGATCACCACCGTGGCCGCTACCTCGGATGCCGCGGCGCCTGCCGCCCCGGCCGCGCCCGGCGAGCAGCCCGCCACCTCCCACGACCCCGCCGCCTGGGATCCGCACGCGACCGCCGGCGACCATCAGCCCGCTCCTGTCGCCTGGCCCTTCCCCGAGCCGCCGCGGCCCGCCACGGTACGCCCGGCCGACGGCGCACTGTCCTCCGGCTTCGGGGCGCGCTGGGGCACGTCCCACAACGGCATCGACTTCGCCGCCGATATGGGTTCACCGATCCGGTCGGTCACCGACGGCGTCGTGATCGAAGCGGGACCCGCCACCGGTTTCGGCCTGTGGGTGCGCGTCCAGCAGGACGACGGCAGCGTCGGCGTGTACGGCCATATGCAGGACATCCTGGTGGGCGTCGGCCAGCAGGTCCGCGCCGGTGACGTGATCGCCACCGTCGGCAGCCGCGGCCAGTCCACCGGACCGCACCTGCACTACGAGGTGCACCAGCCCGGTGTCGGCCCGGTCGATCCGCAGCCGTGGCTCGCCGCGCGCGGTATGGACGTCAACAACTACCCCGGCTGACCCTTACCCTCGCTCCTTCCGACGGCCCCCGGCATACCGGGGTACCGGTGGCGCACAGTCCCACAGCGGGACGTGCCGGCCGGGTCCCCGTTCCTACCGTCGGTTCATGTCCGCAATCCTGTTCCACGGCGGACCGGACCCCTCCGGTCGCCACCCAGCCTCCGATCTTCGTCGGGTGATCGGGCGCCTGCACCGGCCTTTGCTGCTCAGTTCCGCGGCAATGGCCGGTCTGGTGTTTGTCAGCCTGGTCGGGATGGCCGTCGACGACCGGCTTCTGCTCGGTGAATCGGTCTGGCTCAAACCGTGCAAGTTCGGCCTGGCCTTCCTGCTGTACTCGCTCACACTGGCCTGGTTGCTCTCGCTTCCGCACCGCGGGCGGCGGGTCACCTGGTGGCTGGGTGTCGTGTTCTCCGTCACCGCATTCGTGGACGTGGGATTCATCGCGCTGCAGGCCGCGCGCGGAACCTTCAGTCATTTCAACACCGAGGACGACCCGGTCAACGAGATCGGGCAAATCGTATTCGCCTCGGGCGTACCGGCCCTTTTCCTGGCGAATCTGCTGATCGCCGTGATCGTTTCGATACGTCCGGGCGCGGATCGTCCGACAGTCCTGGCGATTCGGGGCGGACTGGCGATGGCGGTGGTCTCGATGGCGCTGGGCTACCTCATGGGGTTCACCGGCACCCAGCTCACGCGGACCGCGGACGGCCGGCTGGTCGAACTGGCCGCCGGGCATACGGTCGTCGACGCCGCGACCCGGCAGACTGTCGGCGCGCCGGATGCGGTAGCAGGTATGCCGATCACGCACTGGAGCACTCTGGGCGGTGACCTGCGGATCCCGCATTTCGTCGGATTGCACGGAATCCAGGTGCTGTTGGCAGCCGTGCTGCTGCTGGCCTGGGGCGCGGCACGATACCCGCGGTTGCGCCCGACCCGTACCCGTAACCGGCTGATCGGGGTGGTGATCCTCGGCTGGGGAGGTCTGCAGGCGATCACGTTCTGGCAGGCGATGCGCGGTCAGTCCCTGATACATCCCGATACCGCCACTGTATTCGCCTGCACCGTCCTGGGTGTGCTGGTCACAGGTCTCACCGCGGCCGTCGCCCGGCCCACGCCGGCAACTCGGGCCGAGCCGCCCCGGCTCGAGTCCGGCCGGCGTGATCCGGACCGGCTCAGCGCAACCGTTCCGCATCCCGGGCGAGTTCGACCAGAACCTCGCTGAGGCGCGCGAGTTCCGACCGGTCGGCGCCCTCGTCGATGGCGGTGGCCACGTCTTCGGCGGCACAGCGCGCGGCGAACCAGCGGTCGGCCAGCGCGGTGGCCTCGGCGGCACTGAGCACGACCGAATCGGTGGGGATCCCAGTGCCCTTCACATTGTTGCGATGTTCATAGGCACGCTGACGGCAGGACTGCCGACAGTACCGACGCCGGCGCCCCGCTTCCGAATCCACTATTTCCCGACCACACCACAGGCACGACTCCAACCGGCGCGACATGACCCGACACCCTAATAGGCACTCTCGCAGCGGCACACACCGCACACCGTGCGGGCGGCCTTTACCGAACCCCGTACAATTAGAAAGCTCTCCCGAGCTGGGAACGGAAAGACCCTTACGAACGTTGACATGAACAGGGCGCACGGCCTGGACCGGCACGAATCGGCGATTCGTGGCACAGCGAACGGCCCGCGCACGTGACCCGAACGGTCGGCGGGCGACAACGGCCGGCGAACCGCGATCCACGAGGCCGCGGTAGCAGTACAACAGGGGTCGACCCATCGGTTCGCACCCCGGCACGGGTTGCGGTGCCCCGCAGCGGATACACCGTAGGTGTCTTCGCTCCGGTGTTCCGGAGCCGAGTGGCCGGGAAACTGCGGACCCGCGCGCGGCAACGCGCCGACAACACAGAGAGGACCTGTACAGATGGCAGATCGCGTACTCCGGGGCAGCCGGCTCGGAGCGGTGAGCTACGAAACCGACCGCGACCATGATCTGGCACCGCGCCGGATCGCCCGGTACCGGACCGACAATGGTGAAGAGTTCGATGTTCCGTTCGCCGACGACGCCGAGATCCCGCCCACCTGGTTGTGCCGCAACGGCCAGGAAGGTGTGCTGATCGAGGGCACGAGTCAGGAGGCGAAGAAGGTGAAGCCGCCGCGCACGCACTGGGACATGCTGCTCGAACGGCGCAGTAAGGAAGAACTCGAGGAACTGCTCAAGGAACGACTGGAACTGCTCAAAACCCGTCGCCGGGGCTGAGCCCGAACAAACCTCGAGGTCCTGTAACAGGCCGTGCCCGCCGGATGATCCGGCGGGCACGGCTTTTGTCGTGGTCCGGGTTCAGTGACTGGCGACCCGGCGATACTGCAGCAACGCCAACGGTATGGCGATCGCCAGAATGGCCAGCGAACAGCCGATCGCGTATTCGACGCAATGGTCGGCGGGCCAGCCGGTCGCCGGGAGGAATCCCGGCGGCGCGCTGTTGTCGAACAGTTTCCGGCCGGTCGCCGCGACCGCGGTGATCGGATTCCATTCGGCGATAGTGGCCAGCGGGCCGGGCAGCGTCTGGGCGGAGATGAACGCCGAGGAGATGAACGACAGCGGGAACAGCCAGATCAGCCCGGCACTCTGGGCGACCTCGACATTCGGCGCGAGCAAGCCGGTGAGCGCGCCGACCCACGACATGGCGAAGGCGAACAGCAGGATCACCGCGTAGGCCAGTACGGCATCGGCCACACCGCCCTCGATACTCCAGCCGACGATGTACCCGCACACGGTCATCACCAGCAGGCTGACCATGCTCACCACCAGATCCGAGAGCGTCCGGCCCATCAGCACCGCCAGCCGTGACATGGGCAGCGAACGCATCCGGTCGATGATGCCCTTCTCCAGGTCGCCGGCCAGCCCCACGGTGGTGAACGCCGCGCTGAAGGCGACGGTCTGGGCCATGATCCCGGCGATCAGGAACTCGCGGTACTGGCCGCCGCCGAGCGAGGCGCCGAAAACATAGGCGAAGAGGAAGACGAACATCAGCGGCTGAACCGTGGCCGTGACCAGCAGTGTCGGCACCCGCATGATGGTGAGCAGGTTGCGATGCGCCACGATCGCGCTGTCACGGAAGAACCGCAAGCGGGGCTCGGTGGATTTCGGAATCCGGTGGGAGCCGGGTGAGTGTGCCAGTTCCGCCTCCGTCTCATCGGTCGGGCTGGTGGTTTCGGCTTCTTCGACCGCGACTTCTGCGGTGCTCACGACA
This genomic window contains:
- a CDS encoding ABC transporter permease, which encodes MPKSTEPRLRFFRDSAIVAHRNLLTIMRVPTLLVTATVQPLMFVFLFAYVFGASLGGGQYREFLIAGIMAQTVAFSAAFTTVGLAGDLEKGIIDRMRSLPMSRLAVLMGRTLSDLVVSMVSLLVMTVCGYIVGWSIEGGVADAVLAYAVILLFAFAMSWVGALTGLLAPNVEVAQSAGLIWLFPLSFISSAFISAQTLPGPLATIAEWNPITAVAATGRKLFDNSAPPGFLPATGWPADHCVEYAIGCSLAILAIAIPLALLQYRRVASH
- a CDS encoding glycosyltransferase family 9 protein; its protein translation is MSVVLVLQARGLGDLLTAVPALRALRRARRNDHLVLAAPHRLRPIVDVIACVDEIVPIADFQGLRWDGPPPKLAVNLHSDGAAPIVQLVKTSAERILTYRDPAFPEIPAPDWQSGHHPIDRWCHLLEFDGIGADRRNLGLVPPVATTSHRDNVVVHVGAGAAARRWPADRFAAVIRHLLVLGHEVVLTGDECDRENALGIAARAGLSGHRVLAGTQNLIELSATMAEASVVLCGDTGVAHLATAFGTRTVQLFGPTAPEQSGPPRHLLNRHEVLWAGRTGDRDAATPDAGLLQIGSAEVIAALDRQLRKRRGEVGVTGAAYRRVG
- a CDS encoding ABC transporter substrate-binding protein, which gives rise to MRGAPPELNRRSFLVGSALAAGALAAGCGTGSDAGAGTFTAAFQGSGAGEGIDPGVNTLFIDEARMKSIYDGLFEVDGSMTPIPRLAESAEPNADGTRWRIALRDAAWHDGKKFTARDVLYTFSRVLGPADKRPFIAASSLDQVDLSGSRVIDDRTVEIALKRPSFEFLIALSVYGTKIVQDGAADFTRPVGTGPFVFESFEAGRQFTATANARYWDGAPSIRELRILSSEADARVNAVRGGEVDYADNLTPSAARTLEGRSDLTLTSTPGSGLYFFAMKTDRPPFDDPDVRRALMRMVDRRELVKVALEGQGEVSNDVFGKGSQYYSELPQHEYDPDEVGRLLRRAGVRDLAFDLFTAPVAYGFVEAARLFADQAAECGVRVNVVLGSKDSYYTDALETGHLTMGQSGPLPIPNHFASRLLTGSPQNRTKWSDPEFDALYATAQSTPTVEGRAAKYRRMHEILHDRGGFVFFGSTAWNTVGSSRFQQLPAAVPNSHTWARFDGVTGR
- a CDS encoding RNA polymerase-binding protein RbpA; translation: MADRVLRGSRLGAVSYETDRDHDLAPRRIARYRTDNGEEFDVPFADDAEIPPTWLCRNGQEGVLIEGTSQEAKKVKPPRTHWDMLLERRSKEELEELLKERLELLKTRRRG
- a CDS encoding M23 family metallopeptidase, which translates into the protein MPVTLPLPFRKLTVPPIGRRHLTTQVVATSTALCAGFALFAAGADSDNEQITTVAATSDAAAPAAPAAPGEQPATSHDPAAWDPHATAGDHQPAPVAWPFPEPPRPATVRPADGALSSGFGARWGTSHNGIDFAADMGSPIRSVTDGVVIEAGPATGFGLWVRVQQDDGSVGVYGHMQDILVGVGQQVRAGDVIATVGSRGQSTGPHLHYEVHQPGVGPVDPQPWLAARGMDVNNYPG
- a CDS encoding ArsR/SmtB family transcription factor; the protein is MVANRVAPLIALADPTRRAIFEALPPGPRSVGELAAQIGISSSAVSQHLRVLRDARLVMVRPVGNRRLYSLDPRGLSDARDYLEQFWQSALAAYAAALSEAREQG